A window of Dermacentor andersoni chromosome 4, qqDerAnde1_hic_scaffold, whole genome shotgun sequence genomic DNA:
TGTCCCGAAAAGAAACGAAACttggcacacaatgtgatgtgaCCCCTTGCGCAAGAGGTACTGGCAACAGTTTCGTTGACATAGTTGGCAATCATCGTGATGTGTAACGCAATATAGCTGTGACATAGAGCTCCGCGGCGCGAACACCGTTCCATCTAACCAGAAACTTGACATGTCACTGCAGTCGGGAGTAGTAGTATTTTGCCAGAGCAGCGTCACTTTATGTACAGCATAAGTTAACACTTTTGCGTTATCGGGAAGGATACCCTTGTATTTAGGGGCTATAAATGCTATCAGACAATGACGCCTTTGAGTTTAATATTGCAATTTTGTAACATTTGGATGCGGAAGACACGAACTTCTCAAAATTTGCTGACCTTTTCCAAGAATTGTCGCCTGGCGCAATGTTTATTGAACAGTTTGCTTGCGCTATGCGGAAGGAATGACGCTAGCGCAAGAAGTTATGATCGTTCTCATTCACGAACTGCCCCAAATGACGACGCAAGTGGCTGTGGTCACATGGAAACCTTGTGCGATATGTTTGCAACGACTGCCACGGTTTTCTTTTCACCCTTTTCACTGGAATAAAGAAGGCCTATAGGGCAGTTTACAAAGTGCGGTAACGGCGAATCCGCAACAGGCTGTTTGTCGAATGACTGCTAGCTTTCTGCCGGTGCTGGCGGTAAGCAAGGGGTCATCGTACTGCGGAGAATATCTTGTTAATCGTTTGGGAACTTCAGTTCTGGCCAAATCCAATAAGGCATAAAAAAATTGGGTCCTCTCAGCGACCACCGTCCTGAATCATTCCCGAAGTAGCAAAATAAACCTACAATTTAGTTCTTAACTCAGGTCCCGCCTTCTGAGCCTTCGCTTATTGATTCCGCAATCCTTTTCCCGATTTTCCCAATTTCACATTAGCTATCATTTCGAGAGGCAAGGCTGCATTTGCGGTGAGGAAGCTGACAAGGACATTTTGCAATAGCAGCCTGAAGACATGGCTCGCTACACATTTTTTTGGTCTTGTTTCACTTGCCATACATCCAGGTTTgacacgcagattttttttttcttgccgtcgAGCAAGGTCCGACAGAAGACAGAACGGGATAAAGCTAAGCGGAACATACAGGGAAAATTCATGGATACTCATTGGCAACGTTGGCGTCATGTTTGTAAACGATTCTCGTTGTGGGTGGCATGGAGATCTATAGAAAGCTCGCGCTAGCGAACAAGCTCGCTCCACGTTCGCGCAAAAACCAGCCCCCGCCTCGAAACGGACTCGCTGAGCTTCAGCCGCTGAGCTGAACGTTAAGATTCGCCGTGGACAGCCTGCAAGAAAACGGGTGGCTGCAGCGTCCGTCGAGACCCCGCGTAGGCTCGTGTCGGAGTGCCGTGTCAGCGCCGTGCCATGACCATGGAGATCAGCACGCCGATCATGATCACCACGCCGCCGACGACGGCCACTTGGAACAGGTACTCGCGCAGCACTTTGCGGTGGATCAGTTCCTGTAGCTCGACACCCTGGATGTTGCGCGGGTCCTTCACCAGCATCATCTTGGCGAACTGCAGCGCCGTGTTGTAGTTGCCAAGCTTCGTGTGCGCCAGGGCCGTCATGTAGCAGGAGTCGACGGGTCGGTACTCGAGCTGAATCAGCTGCTCCATGAGCACGATGCCCTGCGAGGCGCCGGGGTGGCACGGCAGTGTTCAGTAGCGATGTCTACAACTGACAGCCCGCACCAGCAACGCTGAAGTGAACATCTGTCACGAATGATCTGATGACTGCGTGTACAGACGCCGGACAATGAGGCCGCAGCTTCACATCGGACATCTTAAGCAGCGGCGTTTCCGCGGTAGCTTCTTTATCACTCAGTTTGCTCAGAAAAAAATGCACCAAGGGGAACGCAGCgctcaatttttcaagaaactaTCGGTCTATGGTACGCGAGCCTAATTGTCAAACTTTATAACACATCCGGAAAGCGCCAAGGTGgtcaaaacaagcaagaaaaacataaagaaagaacATTCAATGGCAATGTAAcgataaatgtgagagaaatgcgcAATCATGACGTTGCATCTCTTTGAAGTTCCAGATCCATGAtttgatttaaaccgcgttcactcTATTGCACTGTGTTCAGTAACTCACTCCTTACACGCCCTGCCTCTTCATGCAACTGACGGAGCTCTGGAGCAGACCACCGTGAGGttgtacttatatatatatatatatatgtatatatacccaagaaagtggatggggaaacagcgccgcggtagctcagttggtagagcatcgcgcgcgcaaggcgaaggttgtgggttcggttcccacctgcggcaggttgttttttcatccactttaatttccattactttatcatttgttcatgtcatttattaagcacaagcaatttcccctatgttgtccttggtgtcattgtttgttggtttcttttattagtatatatatatatatatatatatatatatatatatattgactgtACTCTGACATGAAAGCGTCAAGTAACTATGCCttacttccaaaaagttcgtcgtctctttcttgcatatgtgtgcttcaatgcataaaacaatgGCTTCTTAAAGAAGTAACTGAAACGCGAATGCATGTCGTCGGacactgaaaattaatatctcggaactggtgctgtccagagaattcgctccaagtggatacgccctgTGAACTCGGctgctataattcgtagattgaaatatgtggcgttaAGTCATTAATTCAAAAAGTGAATTAGTGGAATTACATTAATTATTCAATACAATATTTCGATTTTTCGTACAAGTAATGGCCACGTACCTCATCGAGTAATATAGATCAATGGTTGGAATTGTGCTGTGTGCCATGGGCAATGGTTAAAAATtttgaggatgcttaagcttcgtctttaaaaGTAGAGCGgtatagcattcaaagatccctgactgcttctcatgtttcccggcaactgcagcttacgtaaccgtaattcTTACCGGAAAACACCGGCGGCGAGCGCTTTGTACGAAAGAAAGTGTTCTGGTAGGAACGCGgcctcttacgtgggccgatctcctgttattgtttcgcgcttCTGATATTTCAGTCTGCGAAGAtctaacataaaaggtatgcgctgtcggtgcttttcttttttctttttcatgacatttgttgtGGGCTGTCaatctcaaaattccgaggagtaACTGTAAAGAATCAAAGACAAGGTATCGACAACTTCGGTGagagaagagtggttgggtatgcgtggttcggactGGTTATTCGTGAAAAGACTGTCAGCGCgggacgcgggacgccgacgccggattttctgcgacatggggtcCTTAACGTTGTCGCGTCAATTGGTGAAGCTAAAAAGAAACAGCCTGCATAGCTGCTGCCCTGACGGAGACAGTTCCCGTTAcggaaacattggctccagcgacatTGCTTCTCCTACCACGGTggatcacttcaagcctccattaTCCCGTGAAATTGTGTCTTGTTTGGACATACATCGACGACACGAAGAAAACTAACTCAGTTTCACTCACGACTAATGCTCTTAAGTTGGGACTCGCTCTGTTTACACGCTCGCGCACACTTGTACTCGCGTGATCTCACTTAGCGTCTGACTCGTCTATCGAAACTCATTTCGGCTCATACGGATTTAGGCTAATACCACACCGATTCATTCGGATTCATTCAGACCCGGACACGCTGGCGGTATCTGCCGACCCTGCATAGCCTAGGTGGAAAGAGTATACGGAAGCCGCGTGCACCTTGATGATGTCTGCCGGGAAGCGGCTGAAGACGAGGCAGCGACCGTAGTCGTACTGCACGGACGGCAGCATGTGCCCGTGGTGCAAGTGCTCGTTGTAGCAGATCTCGATGCGGTGAAGCTCGCCAGAGTCCACATAGGCGTGCAAGAGCCTCTCGCAGTCGGGCGGCGCGGGACGAGACATGGCTCGCCCTTTGCTGTTGCTACAGCCGCCGGCTGCTGCTGCACGAAGCACGGCTGCACGACTTTGGTGGGAAGCTGGCTCGCTGGCGCCGTCTCTTAGTGGACCAGCATCTGCCGGGCCGGATGTGCGCGGAAAACGATGGCGATGGCGATTCCAGACGTTGGCGCATACGCACAGTGGAAGATTGAAGAAGAAGTGGCCCGCTAGAACGATGGAGAGAGGGTGGGCAAACGGTAGTAGCATAATAATAGGAATACTAAACCCATATATTATCATTTCCTGCCTTAATATTTACTTAGGAATAAGGAATAAGAAGCCTGTTTTCTGTCCTGTATTCCACAAGAAAAACAGCCAAGAAAAATAATCGAAAGAAAGAGGAGGTTGAAAATTCAGGGATAGAAACAAAACTAGCTTTTGATTATGGACCATATAAACTTAGCATTTGCATCAGAATTTCACAgtaagatgaaaaagaaaacaaacatttaaATGTTATAACAGTGAGACAATCCTCTTATGTTACAAATGAAATCACACATGTCAAGGCCTATACTTCTGTGACTGAAGCCCAGAGCCGTAGCCTCGAGGGTAAGTATAATTGGGGATGTTAAGTCAAGGAAAATAATTGCACCGGAAGCCTTCGCGCGTACTGCTCGACGGATGATTGAGGTACCCGTCAGTGTCATAGTCCGCCATTCTGGTCACGTGTAGTTTAATGCAACAGCGTTGACAGGCGTCTCTTAAGTTTACCTCGGTCTGCCTCACTGTTCAAATAAAGACCTCACTGTAATTAGAGGGGTGATGATAATGCATGTCCtctaatggcgcaagggccaggcgTGGCCAAAGAGCTCCAGCACAGTATTCCTAGAGTACCTACATTTGACTGGAGCTTGTGAGCGACTGTCGCAATCTATTAGATAGGGCGATACTTTTTGGGGAGTCAGAAGGTCGGATAAAGAAAGAAGGAGCGTAAGCCAATAGAAATAGGAGAggaagaacaaacaaacaaacaaacaaacaatttaGTCACGTCGGAGTTGAGATGGAGTGGAGGCAGGATTGTGGTCAGAAAAGGTGCAGAGTGCCGCTGACAACTTCAGTGGCAGATCTGATTAAACGTTGAACTCAATAGACGCCGTGCCTATGCAAGCAGCCGGCACTGAGTGACGTCGCCTGATGTGTTGCACTCTTTGTACGATACTCACTGCTTTTGTCGGTATTGAATGTCACGCCAACGGTATGCACATTTGCAACGCCATCCGCATTCCGACATATACGCATGAACGCACGCCTATCTTTCTTGACTGCATGGGCTACGTTGCAGCCGACGTAGGCGATTCGGCGTAGGCGTAACGAATGAGCCCTCAACGCCGCCTCTCAAATATTGACAACTGGCCGAGTGGCCCTGAGGCTTAGAACGCACTTCGGCGACTTATCCCGAGCGATGATCATCGGGCCAGTGCGTCTTTTGTGACAGCGAATAATCGCGCTATATAGTCTAGCTTTCCCGTTTTGGACGCCCACCTTTTTGCTGAATTAATAGCGACTCTCGCTCGCAACTAGCGATAAAagccagaaagagagagagagacagctaCACACGCGCGGAAACACGTCCCGGGACTCTCGCCGTCATCGTAGTCGGCCGCTCGAATTGGCGTTGCAAGAGTGGCGGTATTAAACTTTAACGACCCTTAAGGTTCGGGTAATCCAATGAGACTCGGGGGAATCGCGGGCGACTCGATTAGATGCAGCCGTTCTGCTCCCGCTGAGACTCCGCGGAGTCTCGGCGGGCTTTAAAAGGACTTTATTCGATTTCTCGACAGGGCTCCCGAGCCCCAGACGTGTTTCACTCTGACGAGCGCGTCTCTTCGCGGCTGCCGGATGGCGTGGTAGCCCACTGGCTTGCGAATCGGCATCTGACTCAGCTTCGTCTTTCTCCTCGACTTTATTCCCGCACGTCCACaactatctgtctctctctctcgctctctctcttctgcttcttttttttttctttcgtgtgacCAGTACTACAGAAGGTTTGGGAACCACGGAACTTTGCGGCCATTTGTTATTGAAAAAGATTGGAATTAAATAGAAGTTGAAACGAAACAAAAGCGACCAGAACTACTTTCCCATCGTTTGGAGCACTGCGTAAGAGTTTCGAAGTGCATTTtacacggaaaaaaaaagaaaaacaggaacgAAAAGGTCTGCTTAAaattcttaaacagggcaaacaGGGAGGGATGGGCGTTCAGTTAAACTTGTCGGAGAATTCCACACGCAGTGGTGGACGTGTTATTGAATTATTTTCAATGAATTCTCCTTAATATATCCCTGCGCTCGTGCTCCCTTCTTTGCATCTGGAGCGTGGCAGTAATGGAATGTCTGTTCGAGTCGGGGACTGTTCAAATTCCTTCGCGGCTTCGGCTTGGCTGCGACTCGTTATTGCACGTGCGGCCTGCGCTGTGGTAAAATTACGGGAGCTAGCTCGTCTTTTCTACTCGAATAATGAATTTCAAATCGCGATGGAAGAAGGTTCGAAGGGAAAAAGACACTACACAAGGTGCCCGAGGCGCCGTGTTAGAGAACTGACTAAAGTGAGAGAAGTGTAAAATAAACGAAGTCGCCGTTAGTTTTGGAGCAGGAATGCGACGGGGAGGGTTGGGGAAAAAGGGAGAGGAGTAGAGGGCTGGTCAAAACGCTGACGCAGATGGCGCTTCCGCATCGCCTAATGCCTATGTAAGGCGAAATATGAACGCCTGATTGCGCCCATCATTCGAGGTGTGCCTTCGTGATTGATCTGTCAGACGAATTGTTTGACCAATGAGGCAACCAGGTGGGCAAACACGTTGCCTTTTCACGAGCGCTTAGATCTCGACGGCCTCCCTGTTCCCcactcacattattttttttctgtcggtCATACACCCGTTTTCCTAGGTCTACAATCAAATTTGTATCGCCTGTTTACAATAGAACAGTGTGGGATAAAACCGTCACCTTGTGTACCCAGCGCACCGTCTCATTCATCAAAGTGCGAAAGGAGTGGGCCGCGCTTCACCGCATACACGCCCGCCGTGCCAGGAAGCGTAGTTCATTGTTAACGGGGGCGTGATGTGAAGGCGTCTCGTGACTCTGGGAAATTGCCGCGGCTTTACTGATCCTAACAGAACGAAAAAGCAGGTGTGAGCACCCAGTGCGGGATTGGGAAGTTAGTTCGCGTTCGCCCTACAGGACGGTCAGATTGAGTTCGCTGGTGTCGACGCGAGAAACACGCTATCAGTGACGGGAGGCAGATTGTGGACGTATATATGTCCACTGGCGTAGCAACACTTCGCTTCACCAGTGCGAACGCTGTAATGCACACGCATATTTATGGAGTTGGTTTCAGGGCTAAGAGTCGTGAGTTCTTCACCAAGGGGGGCGAAGAGATGGTACAGCTGGGCGGACATTGTGTTGCTAAAGTCGAAAAATTTGCTCCCATGACGCAAGGTGTCTTGTTTATTGACGCAAGAGGAAAACAATTCGAGTGTTCTATCGCGTTTATACTTGCTAGGACGAACATGGTTAACACCTGCGAATGTTTTCTACTCCCTTTTAGTAACTGAGACGAACGTTGTATGGCGTGAGCGTTAATCGCGATAACAATGCGCATCGTCGAAATTAATGGGTGAATAAATGACACGTTAAAAAGGTTGGCGTTTTAGTCCGCGCGCAGCTTTTGAGCGCGAGCTCCGAACGTAAAAGATACGCCGGTGGTCGCCGTTGGAACGTACGCAAATCGTTATGCGAAGCGTCGTAAAAGGCAGCTTCCGAAGTGTTTCCTTGAAAGTTGTACAACACGCGACTTGGTGATTACTGACTGCAAGTGGCACAGGTAAGAGTTTTGAAGCAGTGACAACTCAAAGAATGTAATTCTTGTGCGAATCAGCCCGCAGTACGTAATAGTTTCTGTTGACCTTTGTTATGAAAACAAGTATAAATGCGCTACCGACCAACGGGGAAAATCTTGCCGTGTCGTGCTGAAAGTATAGCAAAGTCACGACAAAGTTGTCAGCCCAGAGAGCACCAGGCGCGCCGGAAACAAAGTGCTCATGGCCCTGCTCGACGACTTGGCTTTGTTCAGGTGGCGGTGTCGAATGACGTTATTCCAACTTGGTCCATCAAACATGCAGGCTTCCTCAAATATTTCGTAAGGGTGCGGCCCAGATGCATTATTCCAGAGGGGACGCATGGGCGGCAAGACCTCTGCTGGACCGACCCGCTACCATTTCCCTCCTTCTCTGCTCGGAGGTCCGCCCTTTCATAGTCGCCGCACCACCCTCCCCACCTCCCTCTCTCCTACTTTCTGTCTGTGCTCTTTGTCAGGGCACTAACTGTTCCTGGATATGTGCTGTCCTTGGGCAACCTTGGCTGCTCAAAGTGCTTGAGAGGGCAGTGGGGTCACTTTCGGGCCGCAAGTAGCCAGCTGCAACACCCACCTTAGCCAGGAAAGATGACGCTCGACTTGGTCTCCTCTCTGGATTCCATTTCGTGGAATCCACTCACTGCGCGTTCCGCCCTTCATCTCGTCGTCTCTCGCTGTAGTGCACTGTTTCCTCTTGATTCCATTTCGCGAACTCCTATACTTTTGCTGCTGTGTCACATTGTAACCGTTTGGctcgtcgagaaaaaaaaaaaaaaacacacttgtGCACGGCAGAAACGGACACAATGAAAGCCTCCTCCTCCTTTAtaaacttcgtttttttttgttctaatcGTCCAACAGGTGGACAAACAGATGAACATTTCCTTGTGCGCGCTGCCTTTGAAGCTGAGTACTAGAACTAGCGCGTTGTCGCTAATGAaaattttcttttcgttgtttgtgACGCCGGAACTCCTCTCTGACAGTGAGTTTCCTGCCATGTGATTCATTATTTAAATAGTCGTAAGGCACCTGCCGATGGGCTTGTCTCTGAGAGCCATATTTCGGGAGCTATGAATGAACTAGACTTGCGACAGCGGTCTAATAGAGGATTCAGTGTCACACCGACACACTCTCGTCACAGACTGGTGTTGCAAGCAATGCCTGTTCGCGATGAAATTACGGCACTGCGATGCATGCAGTGCGTTGTAGTTAAAGGTGTAACGAAACCCAGGGCTAATCATAAATTAGAGGAATGACAGAGTTGATTAGAATGAAAGGGGAGAAGGTAACCCAGCAAGGGAAGAGTCTTCTTGCTTTGTGAGGGGGTCACACCTTTGCCGCAGAACGTTGCTCAATTGGCTGCACCTGAGAAGCTCGGTTTTTTTTCGAGGTCAACTTTGATGGGCAACTTTTACATAATGAGTGATCGTGCTAGCAGTACTGACTATATCGCTGAGCTTTTAAACAGTGATACAGCGCTGGAAACTTTCGCAGCCCGACAGAGTTTGTGTGCCAAAAAAACATTTACTTGCAGAAGTTTTTCAAACAACTGCAGCATAGACTCTTACCTACATTAGACCTACAAGCAGGACCTTTTGTACATGTCTAATATGTAACAGTGCAATAGGAGTGATGGTCTGTTGTTACCGATGGCGCGTTTTCTCGTGAGTCTGTCAACGTTACCTGAATCTGAAGTTGTAGACCAAGGCCAATTCACTAACTTGTTCTGAATTTGGACAGTGTTatgtttcttttgcttttcttatatatatatatatatatatatatatatatatatatgcttgtatCCTTGTCTTTATCTTGCGTGTTTTCTTGTGGAACTAACAACGTTCAATCCTTGCACAAGAGAAACCGTTATGTAAGATAAAAGCGGTTTGGTATGTGCGCTCGTCTGATGATGTTTTGCGGTTCAAAGGCACCGGAGGCCAAACACTGTTCCCCGCTATGAAACAGACACTCAGTAAAGGTCTGAGTAGGACATACTCAAGGTATTGTCAGGAAAAAGATAAGGTTCGTGCTTATGATAAACGCAGACATAACCCGCCAAGCAGGCTGATTGTTCCGCATGCCGTTCCGCTGTTGCATCGTTGCCTGGCACTAAAGAGAAAGAGGCGGTGTTCAGGCACAATGTCAACGCATGCCTTAATGTGTCCCGCCTGCATCACCTCATGTATGAGACAATTTACTACATGCGTTAGTCCGAGGCGTTGACGCCCTTCGAGGGCTGAATACGACCGGTGACTAACGCCAGAGAGATTCCGAAGTCATTGCGGCGATTCGAATGCGAGGTTCCAGTAGCGAGTTGCCCTTTACAATAGGGTGAAtccttgagggtaaaataaataagtaaataaataaataaataaataaataaataaataaataccttttGTCATCCCTATTCACAGAAACATTGCTGCGTCGCAGTTATCTCAGATTATCACATTTTCGCATAATGATATCTTCGACCTATGCATCGCGCGCATCTATAGCTGGCAAGGGGGAGTAGAAGGTTCTAGCAAAAAGGTACTGTGCTCTTAGTTCGGCGAGGGCCTGAAGTACGCGTTGTAGCTTTTTATTTGAGGAAACAATAACTGCTTTGTAGAATTCTACGGCAACACATGGAAACCATTTCAACATTGTGGTTACAAGTTTTCAGCCCCTAAAACTTCACGATTACTCGCAAAAAAGCatgctatttcttcttttttgaggGTAGAAAGAGGGGGACCTCTCTTGCCGGCGGACACCGTTACTGCCTTGCTCAGCACAGACACTTGGAACTATCCCGTAGTAGTAGGGGTGCCATCAACACTCGGCGTGCCTGGTTGAACTGCATCCCAAGTACGCGCCGACCATGCTCTGGTTCGCCATCGGCAATTTGACGAGAACCGGCATGTCCAGCATGACATAGCCGATgtgttgagttttttttttctttcttgtttgtgaTCGAAAGAAACTAGTTGGCGCGAGAGTGTAAAGTGAGTTCCCTTCAAATCCTCGTAAACAGACGAGGAGTAAAACCCCCGCTTTCTCTTTCGCCTCCTCCTTCGCAGGCTCAGCCTCCGCGATGACCCTCACGTACCTGTGCCTGGTCACCTCAATGCTGGTGCTCTTGCTGGCGCCGTCATGGGCGGATGCTCAGCCGCCCCGCTGCCGCGCACTGTGCCAGAAGGACCCTGGCGAAGACGCCTGCGAGCGCTGCCGGCTGAGAACCTTCATGCGCTTCGGCAAGAGAGACTCGTCCCGAGCCATCGCCCTCATCCGAGAACCCGTGCTCGACGTCCAGTCCGTGCTGCTCGACGACGATGACGACCGCCCCGCCAGGGCGTCCGGCGCCGTCGGCGGCGGAAGCTCGTCCTCTCGCGAGCAGCTGCTCCTGGAGCAGCCGGCACCCGCTGCCCGGCCCAGCCGGGACCGCTACGGCCTGCTGCTCAGGACCATACGGGACGTCCGGGGACGGAGCGCGGACTAAggaaactgagaaaaaaaaaaaagaagggtgtgGCTCCGATGCAAATTGCCATTGTTCCAGCTGTCGCCGGAACCTTCCTCTCTGAGCCTCACCCCACTCCAGACCCCGAAACGAAGCCCCGCCCCCAACTATCGCGAGACGCTATACAGAAGCGACGCGACGCGTTCGCTGAGCCCTTGAATCAACTCGCAAGGCGACCCGTTATTCTATAAAAGGAGGGCTTGGCCCTCGCTGCCAGGAGTCACGAGCCGATGGCGCAGCTTCGGCTTTAGTGCTCTTGCCCGCTGTCTCAGCTGTCATTGTGTTGCTACGGGGCGCTCTTCTGTCGCTCTTGGCGAGATGTGCGAGAGGAGCCAGTTAGCGATGTTTTCAGCTGTACGAAGTCGTTTGTCCAGAAACCAAAGCACGATGTCTTTTGACGATGTCCTTTGAGTTGTGTTTTCTCGTTGGTTTGTCCTCTTTCTTCGCTACAGTGTGATTGACCTGTACGTAAGCGAATATTTTACCGCGTGCGGCTAATCATTTTGCGCAGGAGTTCATAAATGAAGTAATAAGCAAGTGAAGTTTTGATCTCGTTGATGGGTCGAGATAAACATCAGCCATGCTAATAACATTGTCGTCAAGGCATCGCACAAGATTGACAATGCATGAGGATCTCTATTCTGCCAAAGCAATCATTTTAAGAACTGTCAAAAGCTTATGAAAAAATGAAAGGTTGTTTGGTAATCAATGTGATTGTGAAGTCACTGGCCATGCTCGTACAGATGTGCTATCAGCATACGATATGCAACCTTTTGTCAATAATTGAAGTTTGTTGAAGTTTATCTGCAAGTGTTCTGCAAAATGTCATATTCACAGCGGGAGATGTG
This region includes:
- the LOC126536638 gene encoding uncharacterized protein, whose translation is MSRPAPPDCERLLHAYVDSGELHRIEICYNEHLHHGHMLPSVQYDYGRCLVFSRFPADIIKGIVLMEQLIQLEYRPVDSCYMTALAHTKLGNYNTALQFAKMMLVKDPRNIQGVELQELIHRKVLREYLFQVAVVGGVVIMIGVLISMVMARR
- the LOC126536903 gene encoding uncharacterized protein — encoded protein: MTLTYLCLVTSMLVLLLAPSWADAQPPRCRALCQKDPGEDACERCRLRTFMRFGKRDSSRAIALIREPVLDVQSVLLDDDDDRPARASGAVGGGSSSSREQLLLEQPAPAARPSRDRYGLLLRTIRDVRGRSAD